Genomic segment of Citrus sinensis cultivar Valencia sweet orange chromosome 7, DVS_A1.0, whole genome shotgun sequence:
attaatatcagcTAGCTAAAGACAATATTTAATATCCTCGTATCAATTTTActaatagttattttataaaaaaaataatttactaaaataatcctaaaagtaaaatagtaacatgaaattttgtgaaaatttttatattacttgAAAGGCTAATttgttcttttaattaatattctcaAGAAGGCAAAAACATTGTTGAAAGagtattattgaaaaagaaaagaacaacaGTTAGACTAAATAGATACTTAAGTCAAAATATAGTGACTAAATAAGCATTTACCCTAGTTTGTATGTATCAGATTttgacaaataaatatttgataaatgaataaaatcgtttaaataatataaaatcattagaatccaaatttgaaaattataattgtaacataaaaacgcatataatatatacaagTAAATAATAGAGAGCCGTTTCTGTTTCGGTATCTAATACGTGGGAATCATATGCAAAAGCCCTAATGCAATGTAaggcattattattattagaaaacaaaaatcttatGAAAATTATACTTGTAACATACAAACGCATATAATACACACTACTAAATAACGGAGAGCCGTTTCTGTTTCGCTATCTAACACGTGGGAATCATATGAAAAATCCCTAATGCAATGTAAGGCATTATTATtactagaaaacaaaaatcttatGAAAATTATACTTGTAACGTACAAACGCATATAAACAAACAGTGCAATGGGTGcacattttgttttcaattttttcaagcCTGTAAATAAAACTGGAAGGAAATTGACTTTATTTGAACTAATGTTCGCATTAGAAGCATATGTAAGACATGCTTGTTAACATCACAAAAGAAAAGACTACAAGTTGAAATttcttgaaattcaaattaattaacagcAGAAATGATTTGGAAGCTCTCGGAATTGATCTCTGATTTGTTGGCTAGTTAATTAAGCGCTGCCAGCGACACAAAGCCATTGACCAACGAAGACGGCGTCGCAGTCGATATTGGGGTTGATGGCAAGAAATAACTCATTGCTCAAGTTGAACTTCTGCGAAACATCAAAGCAGGTATCACCTTCTTGGGCACCATACACCGAATCACAAGTTGGGGGGGCCTTTACGAGCCCAACTGCACGTACATTTTTactataaacaattaattacaatatataattaagcACATTATcaagttaattataaaatcGCTTCAAGGGACTTTGCTGAATtgttttcaagtaattttatttggctGACCACCACTGTACTTCGAATTCTACGGAGACTATTGGAATATTTACCGGCAAAATTGCGGCTTTCAGCCACAGAGACAATGAGGAGAAGAGCAACGAACAAAGCCAAATTGCAGAACACAGAAGTTTTGTAGCTGGCCATTTCCTAATTAATTTCTGTATTTTCTTCGGTtaataaaagaactaaatCTGTCTTTGTGGTCTTTATTATATATGAATTGATTAAAGCCTCTTCTATTTATAGTAAAAGCTCCAGGGCAGAGATAGAAGAAACCGTCTGCTTACTTTCTGAATCCACACAGTTAATAGCCggctttaaaattaaaaatgaatcgGCGGAGAACgctaaacaaaaaataataataaaactatcatcatcattcatcaaCAAGGGATTTGTATTTACATTCATGAATTGCTGGCTACcgttataatgaaaataaaaaaaggaaattaaagataGTTGTAGAATTTCGCTTTCTTATTGTGCCTTGTAGTTTTGTGCACCATTCGGTAATGATCAGCCGCCATGAAAACCTCTTCTTAGATGCATATAGATCATTGCCTTTGCTCACCCAGGGAGGGAAAAAGCCACCCACATCTTAAAAGTTGTCTTAAATGTCACACAGACccctttacttttataaataattacacaAGCTCccttaatttcataaatgacTATTATATTCTTTGATTACAACAacccaaataaatataaatatagtaataagataaaaataataaataaatataatataatacaataaaatattacaataagtataattaataaaataacatatattgaaaattaattttaatattaagttattattagtCTATCCTGacagattttattaatattaaaatctcttcatccaaaaattgactttaagaTGCATGCTAATAtagacataattaaaaaaaaggatattgtaaataaaataatatgaattttgtaaattattgtgAATGTTAGGTATGATacttacatattattaataagtcaaatagttttatcatcattaaaacaatatgacagattaataatgttaaaataactttttaatttcaaaatattttataaattttatctttattttacatattgcattatttttatttttatttatatttattatagaagtttaattaaagttaattattgAGTTGTTGTAACGAAGGGTATAACATAAAAAAGGGGTTTGTATGatcatttatgaatttaagGGGATTTGTGTGACCATTTAACCAAATCTTCAGAGTGTGGGTGGCTTTTCCCCTATTAGAAACGAAattatttcaagttatttgtgattttaatttCACGTGCTTCTTGCCACGTGTGTGGGAGAGAATTAATATGGAAGAGAGCTAACCACTTGTTCAGTTAAGGCTCCATTTGGTACAACTTTTCAAGTATAGtttatttaagtaaaatttttattagtagagcttttataaatagagattttactaaaaaaaattaattgtttggttATCAATAagaactttaataaaaatgtgtgaaattactttaataggcacgttttttaaagttatattatgaaaagaataaaataagatcGCCGAATAAGTAgatgatattttagatattttaatattgaaaaaaaaatatttcaatctcTACTCTCAAAAGCTCAAAATCTGAACTTATTACTAGTAGagacaaaataacttatttaagtttcaaaaattccattaaaaaaataatcaaataacaacaaaaattatgataagagcTTATGCGATTAAATGAGTATTTATGgtcattaaataagttatatcAAACAGACACTTAATCAGTAACAATGACAAAAAGCTTATATATTTATCTagactatattttttttaaaaagagtaatcataaggaagaagaaaaggcaCAAACTCAAGTTCTTCCTTGAATGCTAAATGCGACTTGCTTGTGTTCCTTATTTTGATTGCGCTCCTGACCAGCTTATCAGCTTGTGTTCTTTAACTTGATTCTATTCTGAACCTTTGTCCGCTTGTTGGATTATAATTCGGtattgtgttgatttttttctgAGCATTAGATCAAtgctcataatttattttttacttcttttgtctaacaacaattaattttgtgcTCATCACAAAATCAACTCCGTATTAAATCCTTATCTATTTTTCAAACTCATTTGAAGCAAATTAGATGtcaaaaaaagtgaaaaaaaaaagtcataactaaattagaattagaataattaaaataaccaaaatttgaatgccactgataaaattatttgttcaaaTCTAGATGgacttattaaaattttttcattaatgcTAGGGCGTCTCCTAGTTTTAAACTTGAGGCTGAGGGGAAAAGTTTCACAACAATTATGAGTTCGCTGCAAACAGTGCATGTGATCTTTGGCCAACCTAGAGGgtttcctttaaaaaattattcttttacaattttggTTTCCTAGTCTTCTTTTGGATTGGAtctgcaaaaaagaaaataataataataataaattataaaagtctaaaatcataaaaaataaaataaaatgaaattcgaTATAACATAAATCGGGCGGGGCCTCCGCGAATACCAAACATTTTATATGGAAACAAATATCTGTCACCGCGTACTTTCAACTCTTCCATTGAGCCGCGTAGGCGAAATGGAGTCACACACACGTATCCCGTCCAATTGTTAGACGCCACGTGTCAGAATCGTCAGCAAACCTAGTGGCCTTTTTGATATTTCTTACGATCCTTGTCGGACACGTGTCAACATCAGGACTGATATGGAAACGGATATGTGATGAGTATCTAGAATTTCTCCGAGACTAGACGTACGTCggttttcataattatttacttgtgcattaagtaaaataaaatctatcaatatacatatacacacacacacgcgaACAAAAATGTATTAGAAGAGAATTCACGTGTTTTCATTCTAATGGCGGATGATATATTCTCATTTGACGGTGATAATTTTGGTTTCAGTGACACTAGCCACATAGCACTAGCATCTCCCCTCTGTGTTCCACAAGACCCCATTAACGAAATAGAATTATATCCCAATTTCCTCAACGATTCAATCTCTTTAGCTGGTGTTGATGGTGATTTTTTGCCCTTAGAATATTCCGTTATGCCACCCGAGCAGAAGGCACAAGCTCGAGTAATGATGAGAAAACGAGTGGCGCCGGCGCCGTTAGCGGACTACAACAACAGTTGTGTCCTGGctaataattataagaaaCAGAAGGGTCGCAGAAGAGAACGCATtgtgcagcagcagcagcagcgaAAGTGCAGTCATTGCGAAACTACGCAGACGCCGCAGTGGAGGATGGGGCCGTTGGGGCCAAAGACGTTGTGCAATGCTTGCGGAGTACGGTACAAGTCCGGGCGGCTTTTGCCTGAGTATCGGCCAGCGGCTAGCCCCACGTTTGATGGTGACAAACATTCTAATTTTCATAAGAAGAtactgaagaagaagaagaagggcTTTATGGGATAGGGCGTTGATGATATGTAGGTTTTAAAACTGACCTTGTTTTTGTtcatttgttatatatatttttttttcagtagcTAATGGCTTGTTAGCTAGTTCAGCAAATATTGGTATGACTAACTAAATTTACCAGTTGTGAAATAGATgaaaatgtttaattattgactggtttaaattcttttcatttaagttccattttctttggcatataatatttttttttctttttttcgtGTTTCAATTTATTCATACGGGAAAActtcctttattttcttagGGTTTGATATAATAATCTAtttcattcttattatttaaataataataactcatttcatcattgttttttaaataatagtataaaaacctttttgttaatttgtcattaaattactataataattcattgaaagtaaaatattgtataattcattgaagataaaataagatttttaattaagaaaatacaaacccttttaaaataaaacaaaagaataagaaactaaattaaattaaagaagcaACAGGAAACtcatcttttatttaaaacaaaaaaaaaatccagttGGGCTGTGAATTGCATgacttaatttcttcttcctcaataagaattaatttttttttatccgaATTACGAGGTGGTCCTGAGTGGATCTCAACTAATCTCTGCTCGCACCGGGTCGGCctataaagggtaaaatacTAGCTAAAATGGTGACTCCATACAAGAGCGGGGCTTGAACCCTTGAGCTCTTTTAAAGAGTGCGAGTGCCGAACCACTCACAGCAACCAACTTTGGTtcaatatgaattaattattaaaagccTTTAATGATCAGTTGACCATACATTATCAAGACCGTTCATTGACCGTATCTGgctttattcaattaattttccatataggtacacacacacacatttcGTGGCATTATTTTGGAAGAGTATTAATGATACAACCCTAAGTAAATTCAGTAGAGCACTTGTAATTCATAAGCTTGATGTATCCATCCAGGTACTCTTACATCGATATTCGGCCAAGTCAATTCGGAAACGATGTTCCATACGTCTTTCTTTCTGTTTTTTAGCAAACTTCGATGATATGAGaggattttattaattaaaaaaaaatcacctaATTAGGGAGGTAACGCTTGAATTTAGAGTGAAAAAATCTAACAAATACACATCAAGagtaaagtaaaaatataacaaacaaGCGCGTAGATCAGCTGGCATGGGGTTGTTCTAACTTAACCAAGGTTTTTCAGTTTGAGGATTAGAAATGCAACTGCGTTAAATACTTGTTTGAAGAGCTTTGACGCCCTAGTGGTCATACCCGACTCGAATCTGGATTAGTCGGGGCCCAATGTGATCTTCGGATAACAGGTGAAAAAATTCTACAATATATCTTATGTACTATGTCAACCATACAACAAGTAAATGATATTATGACATTTCATTTAAGtgataatcatattaaatttaattacatatgtcatacatgcattaattatttatattaccTCTGATATCTTGTAGAATTTTTCCAGCTAATGAGTCTGTTGGGGCTTAGAAAGAATTGCATTTAATTCAGTGgtgatcaaatttttaa
This window contains:
- the LOC107176413 gene encoding GATA transcription factor 7-like; the protein is MADDIFSFDGDNFGFSDTSHIALASPLCVPQDPINEIELYPNFLNDSISLAGVDGDFLPLEYSVMPPEQKAQARVMMRKRVAPAPLADYNNSCVLANNYKKQKGRRRERIVQQQQQRKCSHCETTQTPQWRMGPLGPKTLCNACGVRYKSGRLLPEYRPAASPTFDGDKHSNFHKKILKKKKKGFMG